AGAGAATCCATATTCTTTGGAGTCTCTCAAGCATCTTTAAGGAGGTCTGGGAATGCCTAAAAAGATCAACTTTCTAGGTTTTTGAAATCTAGACTTTAGATTTCTCTTCTAACTAACTGGAAAACAATTTACATCAAGTTGAAAAGTAGATAAACTTGAAAACGTTTTAAATTAGATtgaattaagtttttttttgtcggtttCGTTCTACTCACAATTCCCGCTCGTTGATTTTGCCTTTTTCTACATTTGTTAATTAGAAAACAAGTCTGAATATAAAgaagttgagacatttttgATAAACGTTACAAAATCTATCCTCACCTCTTTCCCTTCCCTCGATCATACTCAAAGAGTTCTCGCCGACAAGGGCAAATAATTTAGCAAGTCagatagagggagagagagaggaaaaaagAATAATTGATAAGCCGTCGAGCAGGGTGGTGGGGGAAGTGGGGCATGAATGTGGGTGGCAGTTTCATGGAAAGGGGTGGCGGGGCGCCAAGCATCCACATGACTTGAAAGACTGACACAATTCTCTTTTGCTCTCAGTTTTCGCTCTCTTTGGCAGTGCTcgtaaaattttgtttaaacaaattgaatataatttgtttaaagtaaAAGAAAGACAACGGCTGTTTCCATTACCAAGCAgcagcattaaaaaaaaaacaattcaccaaacaaatacaaataagctaaaaaacaaaaaacaaagttaataTTGAAAGGTATTTAGCACATATTCAAAACAAGAGTCAAAAGATGCCGGAAATTGAGTGATATACAACGGATTTTGGAATGCcctatgaaaatatttaaagaaattacATATAGTAGCATAATCCAGCAGATTCCTATGACCCGCTTATTGGAAAAGTAGTAAGAGGGAGGAAGATTTCCTTTATTGAGAGGGGGGTAAATGAAGCACTTTTTCTCAATCCGAAATATTGTATGGGTAGCTCCTTCTTTGCTTGAAAATCATGATGACCTTTTGGAAAGGGTATATAATAAACGCCAAATTGCtcctcttgttgttgttgtcggttcaaccttttttttcttcctacGTTCTTTTACACTAAAATTTACACATTTCATCTTGCCCACGACATTCGTGACTCATAAGGGAGATAGCTacagaacgagagagagacgCGCTATAGGCGAGGGAGGGatacaagaagaagaagaccgAAAGGACATATAAAGAGaaccaaagagagagagagagcgaacgACAGCGTTactgcttttgttgttgtacttGTTTCCCACTATTTTccttgctattgttgttgttgttgttggattttcttaattttccGTTCATGCTAATTTTCACTGTATTTTACAcacattaattttttgtaatcttctttttgcattttcgAGCGCTTTTCATTTTGCCATTGCACGCGAAATTtaacaattgttgttgctgttgttgttgttttgcagTTTGAATGAAgtgcattttttgttgtttctcttccatttctttgccttttttttgttttttggtttttctgcTTTACACACTTTTTCATTACATTTCGTTGCTTGCAAAGAAACCGTTACACTTGTGCAATTTGACtgaaaaagaacaacaacaacaccaacacaaCGCCAGTAACTAATACAACAATAAGAATAGCGGCACCAATTTAATGACCCGTCTACACACTTACactaatacacacacacacacacgtacactgATGCAAACTGCAAGTGCACCGCAGcgagacaacaacaaacaaaaattcacgTGCCCAAACACAACCGATTTTGTTTTCGAATTTATGCAATTTATTTactatgcaattattattGAATTCTTTTGCACCCACGTCCGCACGCCATTCAGaatttgttgcaaatttcaattatttcgAAAATTCactatttttcaaatttgcaCATTCAAATTCCAATTCTCCGACAATAACGGCCGCACGTCCGCTCAGCttcaaataaacaacaacaacaagacaaaaaaaaaaacagcagaAATATTCGCTGTAAAAATTGAACATTCGCCGTCAAAAGTGAATAGTTCGccttaaaaattaaacatttgatGCAACTTGCGCGGTCATACGAAATTCGAATTCGAAACCCCATCAAACCACCCGAAACTACATCGAACCACAGCGAACTCCGAGCCGTTAAGTCGAACATCGAGCAATTAATGCCAAGACCAGGGATGccaattcaaaatttgaaaattacgTGGGCTGGCTCCATAATCTGAATTTTTTTCCGTAGCTACAATTTTGCTGAAATACAAAGATCTacgtactttttttttaaacttaaaaccaataaaaaaaattaatacaacaataaaattttaaattaactgTCTTCATTGTTTTTCATTTCTGTTGAcgttttaaaaagaaaattacatTATTCAAACTGTTTATACACATAAATTTACaagttttacaaaaatttatcaGGTGTGTCACAGCAATCTCTAAAGATttatttaagtattttagGTCAACATTAGCACTGATAtgtgcaaaataaaaataatttttagttAACTCCGTCAAGATCAGAAACATCTGAtttgaatttcctttttttacatttgaagTATAACGGAATTTAGTGCTGCTAACCCAATAGACATATTCATATTATATTGATATTaatattttgcaaatttttttaaaaagggaGAATTGTCATCCCTGGCCAACTCATACCGATGATGCCAACCTCGAACATTCTCTCGTAGCCACACGGCCAATTCGCCCTGGCGCCCTCTTTCACGAGAGCCAATTCGCGCAGCCGGCACCCACTATTTTTTATCGGGCACCCACTATTTTGCAAATACTACTTTTCCAGTGTTAGATAACACCATTAGCCCCAAGTAGAGgcaaacaataataaataataatattattaaacaaTAATGCCAATTAAAGCTAAACTAACCAAACATTTGTTTCCAGAGATATAATTAATTCTCCCGAAATTGCAGTATCTTAAAGTAAATATTAGCCGGCAACAATCTTAAATCCAGGTAAACAATTTCGACCCACAAGAATTCACAAGAGTTCACAATTAATTTATGTCAACTTTCCAGCCATAATGCAGCGCGAGGAAAAGCACTTTGAGATGACGCTGGACGCCGTCTTGCAGCGTCTGAACGATTTGAAAATGGCCGTTTTCTCGATGATCCAGAAACTGGAGATGGAATACGAGACCATCAATTGGCCAACATTCTTGGATAATTTCGCCATCATTTCAAGCCATTTGACGGGTTTAACGAAGATTCTGGCCAAAGAGCAGTGTCCACCGCTGCGGAATCGCACTGTTCTGCCCCTCCTGGTGTCCATGGAGCGGGACGATGCCCTGATAAACATCACCGAGGGCCGCGTTCCGGTTTTCTCGCATGACATTGTGCCCGACTATCTGCGCACCCGGCCCGATCCCATAACCGAGCAAAAGATGCAACAGAATGAACAAAAGGCGGCCAATCTCACCAACGATGCGGCTATGAAACAAGTCACCCAATACAACAAAGTGGTTTCCCATGTCCTCGATATGGTGACCAAAGCACGCGAGGAATGGGAAATTGAATCATCATCCCGCACTGGCATACAACAGACGAGTAGCATGACCGATACCCAACTTCTGGTGGCCGCTGTCGGCATGGGCAAGGGTCTGAAGATGACTAATTATGGTCCCATGATGGTACCACCATCCATACGAGCTCCCTCGCCCATGGGTGGAGCCGGAGCTGGCGGTATGAGTCCCGGCAATGTCCAACAACTTGGCAAGGCACCATCCGCCGTCAAGACCAACATTAAATCGGCCAATCAAGTGCATCCCTTTTCAAGATAAACACACGCACAATTTGTCTATAGATcaatatagatatatatatatatatgtgtaatatCGGAATGTCGTCGTCGAGTCGTATAATAAATATGTCCTATTACTAATTAATAAgtttaaatgaaaacaaatcaAACAGAAATTGTAATTTATGTTTTAGTTAGTCTAGCTTGCAGCCGCTTGAGCATGTTTCTCATTGATGAGAATTTCGTGTAGCTTGATATCCTGAGGCGTCGATGTATCAATCAGTTCCAGGCACAAGACACGTGCCTCATCTTTTACTTTATTATACCCACGCACAATGGCAATGAATTTTTGGCCTACAGTCAGCTCACGGAAACGTCGACAATTATCCTGTGACCAGATCACATCAGCCAATTGTATGCCTACCAAGAAAAGGAAGATAGAATTAATTTAATGCATTTGGATTTCCTTTAATAACTTACCATATAGCTGAGCTGGTATAGCCATCTTGGGCAACTCCCGCATGGTCATTGGCAACTGTATAAGCTGCTGCTTGGCCAAGACTCCATCATCGCCCAAATCCACAAAACGTACATGGACTATCTCATCGTAGATCTGTTGCACAGTTGCGCTATAGGAAAGATATTATAATTTAGATTATTAGAGAACATTAGTAATTAAAGAAATGATTGAGAATCCTTAGGGGACATTCATTAATTACATGATCATACTTTTAACCAGTCTAAATGAAATTCATTAggatctctctctttctccctaaGCTTAAGATTACATTTATTCCTTTAGATCGGtattgtctatatatattttaaatgaaaaacagATAAGAGTTTCAGTGTTTATTTTCAgacttatatttttttttaattgctctGAGATTTCCCCCATTAGGGTATTTTTACGTGGATGTCTCCCAAATCGTTAATAgtagaaaaataaagaattcTGCTTCGCTAAATGAGAACTTTTACTCTCACTCTCCTTTGTTGAAGTTTCGATGTTATTCTTCTACAATACTTTAAGACAACTTCATACTTTTGATGACGAGGTCATTAATACCCTTAAGAAAACGATTCTGCTTAACTTCTGAAATCCGTTGAATACTGCCAAAGTCTTTTTCTTAAAGGATTTCCagaaattttacattttacaaGCAGTTCTTACTATTTCTTGCTacaacaaattttcatatatttttagaGACGCGTTTTTTTATAATAGATAACCAAAAAAGCCATACAATGgttaatataaaacaaatcttCTTGAAAATACCAAGAAAATTATCATAACATTTAAgtgcatatgtatatctcCTTAATACATAATGCCTTTTACCTGATAAAGTCGGTTACAGAATTTTGAACGTCTGAAGAACTTAAACTGTTAAAGAATTGTGTCTGATCATAATGCTGTCAAGATTAAGCTTGGAGATTACAGCGGTGATCGATTAATGGTGAAATCTTGGTTACCCTCATTCAGTTTTTAGAAACAagataaatgttttaaaagtattttgcCTAACACTTTGAAACTTTTATAGcttcaaacaaaataaatgtcGGAATAGCGGCCGTCCCGTACAAAATGGATACATtggaaaaacagacaaacagatCGTAATATATATACTACAGCTATCTATGAACCAATTGCTTAGGAAATGAATGAAAGACTTATCaaaatcagagcagaggacacttgaattgaaaattttggaGTACTTGAAATTCACATTATGAAATCGACGATTGATGTGTTGACAATTTTAACTAGTTCGTGTTCTTTTCGAAAAAGAGAACCCCATCGTCCAACTGGattgaataatttttaaagGCTAAGACAAAGTCTTGAAATGAATGCTTTGTAAATATTCCTGAAGTTaaatatttctattattaAATGTTCTCAGGGGCGACGATTGATTTGCATATCAGGACAAATAATGAGATTGCCGCAAAAAGGACTCTACGGCTAGCAAATAATGAAATGTGTACACTCCACTAATCggaatatattaaatttaatcttTCATAGCTAATTGTACTAAAGTCTTCCCACATATCCCTCTTTTCCTTCTATGTCTAAATCTAcatttcttccttttttttgagACTTTTCTTCATCTACtactataaataaaataaaagctCGAATCATcgtaaatatatgtacatagaaaGTAGAAAAGATTTAACTGCCTGAATTCTTAAAACAGGTAGGCTTAACTACCTAATTAGTTAAATCTGAcaatcttacaaataaattgtATTGAATTACTATTGGCAGATccatttaaataaactttttaatcTTAATCTCAATAAATCAATCCATTGTTAAACCCACcgatgatatatattttctgaaTCTGGGGCTGCATATGCCTGTCCTATGGCACATTGTGTGACACTAGCTTTGTTTCTCTCCGCCTCCTTGGCATGTGCTTGCAAATCCTTCATCAGACGTTGAAGTTGATTGTAGCACTTGTATGGTTGCACCTAAACACAAATGACAAATACTTAATTAATATAGGCAAATCATTCGTATTAAATGGTAAGGCAAACTCACCGCAAAACGTGCTGGATTAATTGACAGGGCAATGCGCACCTCAAAATAAGATCCAATGGCCGGTATGGCCTCGTAATCCTTTATTGAAGCGATTTTCTGTGGCGAAACTGGTGGAGTCGATGGGTAGGAGGCGGCAACTGACGCTGCTGATGCTGCCACATTTTCATGATTGTTATTGCAATTTGTAGAGCTGCTGGCACTACTATGGCTGGAGACAATGGAGCTGAAGCTACTGCGACGCAATAGCTGGCCATTGGGATTGAAATGTAAGCCGCCATCATCGAAATGATCCACACGAGCGGTGCTAAATGTTTGAAGATTTTTTTCGAGCAATGGGGGCAGACGGTTTGAAGGTATTTTGggatttaaataaattctcAATTTactgttgcttttttttcttttctttaattatATACCCcatatttaattggtaaattaattaatcaaaagtttttttttatatacaagaTGACGTATATGAGAGAAAAGTTACTTAGACATTAGCTTACAATAATGATGGTTAAAAAGGAGGAATTATCGAACGATAATTTAACATATATGTAGGTGAAGCGATATCATGTCGTATCCAGTTTATCGAAAGCGCTAATTTAAGACTTGAGATATTAAACTAAATGTCAAACACTGATAAGGATTGAAAGGATGAATGTGAGGAAAGATTGTGTGAGTCAGAGATCAGATGACCAGAGAATGATGTGAAGATTGTGTTGGTGTGGTGGTGATGATGGTGGGTGTTGTGTTGCGATGAACTTGGTGTGTATTGGATGTGTGTTAGCCAACTCACCTCATCATCTCGTATTCCATTCGTATGGCGCTGTTAACACACAAATACATGGCATTGGCATCCTGGCCTCTTATGTATATGTTAACCATGGGAAGTTTATCTGTTACTCCACTTTCCATAACTTTTAGCTAAATGAAGGAAGAGATTAAGATACATTAACTACAATTTTTAGTTGGTCATACAAAAATTCAACTTACCAACACTTCACTGCGTGGTGGAATCAATCCACGTAGACTACCCAACATCTGGGCATCAATTGGAGGCACATCATGCAAACGAACACGCAAAGCTTGCGGTGGAAACGAGGCCAAAGCCAGATTATTGGCCTCCAGTCGATAGATATTGGAAATGTGCGTCTTGCGCAATCTTCCATCATCCACATAATAGATATCGAAAGTCTCTTCATCTTGATTCTTGGGCTTGGAGGTCAACATGCCGCGATACCATTGCTTGGGGGCATCCACTCCAGCGGATTCATCGCAAACAAAGACAAGATTATCCCTCAATAGATCAGAATATTGAACACGATGCTTCTCATCGATGCCAGCCGCCACGGTATTTGCTATACTACGCTCCACAAATTTGAGATCATCATTTCGTATCAATACCATCAAATCACCCATATCATTGATGTGAGCGGCGAGGACTGGATTCGATTTCTGCTCCAGATTCAGTCTAGGTGGGCGTGTACTTTGTGTTATCTCCTTAACGACCAGATCATTCAAGTGCACATCCTCGGCGGTGGATGTATCATAAAAGGTGCCCACTAGGCACGCCTTTCGCTTGCTCTTTTCGAGTAATCCCTGCGGATGACCACCCTGTTCcaaatattgtttttgtgtCGTCAGGATGCGAGCAACCACACTCTGACCGGAGAGCTCTTTGCACAACACATCATACGCATAGGGGTGATCTTCGAATTTCTCCAAGGCATACATACTCAAGCATACAGCCTGGCAAGGCACAACCAAAAAATGTGGACCACACAAATACAAATCGTTAAAGTCAAAGCTAACCACATCACCAAAGTCCACGAAATGACAGCGACAAGTACGACGTTGGGCATCCACTTCCAGAACTCGGACGCGATTCCAGACATCGCTAACCTCAACCAGATAGATCTCTTGCTCCTGTGGCTCTAGGACTTTTATACGATACTCATTCGAAAGCATCTCTTTGTTCATATGCTCAGTCAAGGTCTCGAAACTGGAATTGTGATCTATTAACCGTGCCCAGACATGTTGGGTGGAATCACAATGTGTTATGTACATACTCCAATCCTGAGTGCCATCGTCGCTTAACCAGGGCAATGGTAAGTCTTCCAACTCACTTGACGAATGATGAagcagctgctgctgatggGCTGCAGCTTGTGCCTCTGGAGGATTGGCAAAGACGATAATCTTTGGACTAATACCATGCTCAATCCTTATTTTACTATATTCGCTTATCAAATCATACCAATGACTTGGTAACAGATGCTTAAATGTCTCCTCATACCATTGCTCTAGACGATGACCCAATATGCCGTGTGGATATTTGAGTAACTCCTCATACAGGGTCTCCAGAAAGTCTTCATCCTTCATGGTGCTTATACTTAAATGTTTACGTGACTCCAAAAAGCTTATCCGATCAATGGCTATGCGAGCGGTGGCCATATGAGCGGCCAACTCATTGGGAAACTCGGCCGGATAGCTACTATACACATCGACATTGATGCGCACCGAGCATTGGTAACTGTTGCGTGAGCCAAATATCTGATACTGAGGGTTTTCCAAGCCATGGGCTTTGCAGTAAAGAGCCAAAGATGTCACCGGATCAACTGTAGAATCAAAGAGGAAGTTGCCCCCCACCTTGCGTTTGGGAGCAACTGGAAGTGCTGGTGGACTTGGAGCCGCCTTTGGCTGCTCTTTGTGTGATAACTTGGGCTTTGTTTTACTCACCATCTCGGGAGTAGCTGGTGGAGTTATAGGTGCGGGAACGGGCATCTGCTTGAGCTTCAGTCTATTATTCACAGAGGAGCTTGGAGTGAATGGGGATGACGATGGTGGGGGCTGCTGGTGCttctgatgttgctgctgtggtCCACGTTGGTGGtatccaccaccaccaccattacgACCTGGTGTGCCTCGTCCATTACCAACCGCTGGAGCACTATTACCTAGAATGGGACGCATATTTTGGGCCTTCATTTTAGAGTCCATCCCGTCTGAGTTATTCTCATTACCGGAATGGACTATAATTGAAACGTTTTTCTGTTTCTCCTTTTCGATTTGCtcccgttgttgttgttcttgttgctgttgcctcTTGATGGCCTCTAGCTCTAGCTCTTTTTCACGATGCAGTTTCTCGAGTTCTTTTTCGATTCTCTTTGCCTTCAGATCACGCGCCTCTTGTCGTATTTGGTCCTGCTGACGCTGCAAATCCTCCTTGTATTTGGCCTGCTCCCGGAGTAATAGCTCTTGTAACTGCTTCAGTTTTTCCTCTTGGGCGGAAACTGCTTGCATACGTTGATCCAATTCACGGCGCAGTTGATCCacttgttgttgctcttcttgttgtttttggagTCGCTTCAAAGACTCTTCGTGCTGGCGGACAGATTCCAAACGTTGCTCCAACTCACGACGCAAATGCTCCAcctcttgttgctgttgttgtttttgatggTTTTGGAAttcctgttgctgttgttgtaggcgttgctgctgctgctgttgcggcGGTTGCTGCTGCGCCTGGAAGTTTCTCTGCTTTTGTATGGGCGGCTGCCTGTATGCAACTGAATTGCTTGCGACTGATGCTCTATAGGATCTAGGTGGTGCCGGTCGTGCGCAAATTGCTGGCCTCCTACTACTAGTTTTCTGCTTTTTCACCATAGACGCTATATGAGCCGTTTTTTCATTATACTTTGCCGATATATGCACctgaaaataaagagaaaaaaaaaacacattaaaAACCTTTTGAAAACGATTTTAGCTTagtttataaacaaattttacatTAAGTGAGTTTCAAGTGgctaaaaagtaaatatcgTTTGGGGAGATATTTATCAAGTAAATCAATTTCGGGGAAGTCCCATTTCATCCATATAATTGCTATACCCAGTGACCAATGGAGAACGTGAACTGCGATTGAATTATCAAACACTTCAAAAGAACAATAAAACGTCAACAAATCTTTTAGTTCTTATACATTTTCCCCCCTCTCTTTCGTATCCAAAAATGCAATTACAGCAAATTCCAATGCTTCAAATGCTTAGAAATGAGATCAGTACAGAGCTGAGACTTTAAGTGTTTGTTGATTtactgtatatatgtatgggtatatatatattcttggttGGTTTGCTCAATCAAAAATgattcatatatatgtatatataatacgGGCCTTGCAATCGTTGTTGTCGTCGGTGCTGTCTTTATAGGGTCAGACCCCAAATGAATGAGTATAGTGGTTGCTTCTCCCCCCCTCGCCGAAATGGAAAGGAAAGGCAATGAAGCTTGAAGTCGAAGGCGAAGCATTCAACACAGACGTGACGATTAAAAAGGagggaaatatatatatatatggaaagtataataaactttgataCTTGCAGCAAGAGACTAGTGAAAGCGTTAATATTATGTTGATTAGAGCGAGGCATAAAGTGCAATAAAACATTTGGATTTCGCAAATTAAAAACGTTACGCCGGAagttaaaatttcaaaactatGCAACTTTTACCATTGACTACACCTTAATTTTAACCAGCTGCTGCTTTAGAGGTAAGCAAGCTGCAATGAAAGAGCTATCAAACGCCTCTAAGGTAGTTTAGCTTTGAGATTTTGACTAAATgtctttgacattgttataaGAGGATGAAAAACTGAAAGGATCTCCGTAAAGTGTCTCTATCTCTAACGATTTTTACctgtttattgtttatttataatattttattgataatGTCGTCTAATTTCCAGTGTAATGATATATAATCCCACCTTTTTTAAGGCATTTCTCTATGAAGAACTAGTTAATAATCTACagaactaaatttaaatatttattacacTTTGTTGATAATGCCTTTAATCTTAATCTTTTCCAAGgtatttctatataaagaacTAGTTAATACTCTACTACAACTATTGCAATAATGTGTATCtcaaaaaatgaataaaaatgtaataatttataacaatttgttaATAAGGTCGTCAAATCTACAGTACAAATGTATATAATCCCATCTTTTTGGAGGCTTTTCTGTATGAAGAACTAGTTAATACTCTACTATAAGTATTGTCATGATGTGGAAgtctaaaaataaataacaatttgacaatttgcaatattttgttaataatgtcAACAAATTTACAGTGTAAATGTATATAATTCCATCTTTTCCCTTTGTTGATAATGTCAAATTGTATAAAATCAAATGTATAAAGTCTCATCTTTTCTATATGAAGAATTAGTTAATACTCTACTATATCTTATTACAATAAAGTGAAACTTTACATAAAACTTGATATCCCAGAAACTCTAAAGAATCCAAGAAGTTTTTCGTTTTGATtcaccaacaaaaacaatcaaTAAACGTATTTTTCATTGGTTTTAAACTTAagactaacaacaacaaagttgCCAAGAAAAAAGGCGGGTCAGATTCGGAATTGATTTTAACTGCAACCACAATGGGAGTGAGTCTGAGTGGGTGGACACAACCACCAAGTGGTGTAGGTAGGAAATTGagattaaaattataaacatttaaatacaaaaatgtttaGCAATGCAACAGCATAAACAAgggaggagagagagagagaaagagagagaggaatGTTAGGTTTTTGATAGCATTTTGTTCACTTTcaccacacacaaacacacactcacagagttaaacacacaaaaaatctGCTGACATTTACATT
The nucleotide sequence above comes from Drosophila willistoni isolate 14030-0811.24 chromosome 2L unlocalized genomic scaffold, UCI_dwil_1.1 Seg72.1, whole genome shotgun sequence. Encoded proteins:
- the LOC6646133 gene encoding uncharacterized protein LOC6646133 isoform X1; translated protein: MDKKGETMNYVTSVIRALITSRKPPVGLKAIINDYHDVEGQPLPFRELGYKSAQEMLTDTNAFTFQTVWGEVHISAKYNEKTAHIASMVKKQKTSSRRPAICARPAPPRSYRASVASNSVAYRQPPIQKQRNFQAQQQPPQQQQQQRLQQQQQEFQNHQKQQQQQEVEHLRRELEQRLESVRQHEESLKRLQKQQEEQQQVDQLRRELDQRMQAVSAQEEKLKQLQELLLREQAKYKEDLQRQQDQIRQEARDLKAKRIEKELEKLHREKELELEAIKRQQQQEQQQREQIEKEKQKNVSIIVHSGNENNSDGMDSKMKAQNMRPILGNSAPAVGNGRGTPGRNGGGGGYHQRGPQQQHQKHQQPPPSSSPFTPSSSVNNRLKLKQMPVPAPITPPATPEMVSKTKPKLSHKEQPKAAPSPPALPVAPKRKVGGNFLFDSTVDPVTSLALYCKAHGLENPQYQIFGSRNSYQCSVRINVDVYSSYPAEFPNELAAHMATARIAIDRISFLESRKHLSISTMKDEDFLETLYEELLKYPHGILGHRLEQWYEETFKHLLPSHWYDLISEYSKIRIEHGISPKIIVFANPPEAQAAAHQQQLLHHSSSELEDLPLPWLSDDGTQDWSMYITHCDSTQHVWARLIDHNSSFETLTEHMNKEMLSNEYRIKVLEPQEQEIYLVEVSDVWNRVRVLEVDAQRRTCRCHFVDFGDVVSFDFNDLYLCGPHFLVVPCQAVCLSMYALEKFEDHPYAYDVLCKELSGQSVVARILTTQKQYLEQGGHPQGLLEKSKRKACLVGTFYDTSTAEDVHLNDLVVKEITQSTRPPRLNLEQKSNPVLAAHINDMGDLMVLIRNDDLKFVERSIANTVAAGIDEKHRVQYSDLLRDNLVFVCDESAGVDAPKQWYRGMLTSKPKNQDEETFDIYYVDDGRLRKTHISNIYRLEANNLALASFPPQALRVRLHDVPPIDAQMLGSLRGLIPPRSEVLLKVMESGVTDKLPMVNIYIRGQDANAMYLCVNSAIRMEYEMMSTARVDHFDDGGLHFNPNGQLLRRSSFSSIVSSHSSASSSTNCNNNHENVAASAASVAASYPSTPPVSPQKIASIKDYEAIPAIGSYFEVRIALSINPARFAVQPYKCYNQLQRLMKDLQAHAKEAERNKASVTQCAIGQAYAAPDSENIYHRATVQQIYDEIVHVRFVDLGDDGVLAKQQLIQLPMTMRELPKMAIPAQLYGIQLADVIWSQDNCRRFRELTVGQKFIAIVRGYNKVKDEARVLCLELIDTSTPQDIKLHEILINEKHAQAAAS
- the LOC6646133 gene encoding uncharacterized protein LOC6646133 isoform X2, translated to MDKKGETMNYVTSVIRALITSRKPPVGLKAIINDYHDVEGQPLPFRELGYKSAQEMLTDTNAFTFQTVWGEVHISAKYNEKTAHIASMVKKQKTSSRRPAICARPAPPRSYRASVASNSVAYRQPPIQKQRNFQAQQQPPQQQQQQRLQQQQQEFQNHQKQQQQQEVEHLRRELEQRLESVRQHEESLKRLQKQQEEQQQVDQLRRELDQRMQAVSAQEEKLKQLQELLLREQAKYKEDLQRQQDQIRQEARDLKAKRIEKELEKLHREKELELEAIKRQQQQEQQQREQIEKEKQKNVSIIVHSGNSAPAVGNGRGTPGRNGGGGGYHQRGPQQQHQKHQQPPPSSSPFTPSSSVNNRLKLKQMPVPAPITPPATPEMVSKTKPKLSHKEQPKAAPSPPALPVAPKRKVGGNFLFDSTVDPVTSLALYCKAHGLENPQYQIFGSRNSYQCSVRINVDVYSSYPAEFPNELAAHMATARIAIDRISFLESRKHLSISTMKDEDFLETLYEELLKYPHGILGHRLEQWYEETFKHLLPSHWYDLISEYSKIRIEHGISPKIIVFANPPEAQAAAHQQQLLHHSSSELEDLPLPWLSDDGTQDWSMYITHCDSTQHVWARLIDHNSSFETLTEHMNKEMLSNEYRIKVLEPQEQEIYLVEVSDVWNRVRVLEVDAQRRTCRCHFVDFGDVVSFDFNDLYLCGPHFLVVPCQAVCLSMYALEKFEDHPYAYDVLCKELSGQSVVARILTTQKQYLEQGGHPQGLLEKSKRKACLVGTFYDTSTAEDVHLNDLVVKEITQSTRPPRLNLEQKSNPVLAAHINDMGDLMVLIRNDDLKFVERSIANTVAAGIDEKHRVQYSDLLRDNLVFVCDESAGVDAPKQWYRGMLTSKPKNQDEETFDIYYVDDGRLRKTHISNIYRLEANNLALASFPPQALRVRLHDVPPIDAQMLGSLRGLIPPRSEVLLKVMESGVTDKLPMVNIYIRGQDANAMYLCVNSAIRMEYEMMSTARVDHFDDGGLHFNPNGQLLRRSSFSSIVSSHSSASSSTNCNNNHENVAASAASVAASYPSTPPVSPQKIASIKDYEAIPAIGSYFEVRIALSINPARFAVQPYKCYNQLQRLMKDLQAHAKEAERNKASVTQCAIGQAYAAPDSENIYHRATVQQIYDEIVHVRFVDLGDDGVLAKQQLIQLPMTMRELPKMAIPAQLYGIQLADVIWSQDNCRRFRELTVGQKFIAIVRGYNKVKDEARVLCLELIDTSTPQDIKLHEILINEKHAQAAAS